In the Enterococcus rotai genome, GAAGCCATGGCAAAACTTGGAAAAGGCGATGAAACATGGCAAGCATTGACAATTATTAACCCCATTCAGCTAAAAGATCATGTGGAAAATGCGGAAATTCGCCAAGCGAATGTCTACTTTAGTAGCTCAGATGGTGATTTTAAAACGAGATATGATGCTCAAGCCCATTTTGATCAACTAAAAACGGGGCGTGTAGGTGTCAAAGGTGGTTGGCGTATTTACTCTAGTGGTCCGGGAATCTATATAAATCAATTGTTGAGTAATGTATTAGGCATTCGAGAAGAGCAACAACAGGTAATTTTTGATCCGATTTTACCAAAAGCATTAGATGGATTAGAAATGGTCTATCGTATAGCTGATAAGGATGTCCAGATTGTGTTTCATTTAGCTAGTCAAAAATCAGTAGTAGTTGCAAATGGTCAAGAGCTGACTATAGAACGAGAACAAAATCCTTATCGTCAAGGCGGTTATATTGTGTCCCTTGAAGAGCTTGCGGCTTGTTTAGATGAGAAAGAAAATCAAATAGATATTTTTTGTTAGGAGATGAGCATTCATGGTAGGAATTAAAGAAATTGCAAAAAAAGCAGGGGTGTCGATTTCAACTGTTTCTTATGCATTAAATGGCAGTCCAAAAGTTACTGAAGCAACTCGAGCAAGAATCCAAGCGATTGCAGATGAATTGGACTATGTTCCTAACATGGCTGCTCGTACGTTAAAAAGACAGCAAACAAATATAATCGGTGTGTATCTTGCTGATTACGGCGGTAGTTTTTATGGCGAACTGTTAGATGGTATCAAAAAGGGCTTAGAAGCTCAAAATTTTGAAATGATTGTTTGTAGCGGGAATAAATCACATTTATTTATTCCTGAACGAATGATAGATGGCGCAATCGTTTTAGATTGGACTTTTAAGAATAAGGAAATTGAGCAATATGCGGATCGAGGTCACTTTTTGGTGATTTTAGATCGGTTGATTACGCATAAAAATGTGCGTAAGGTGCTACTTGACAATCGAGGCGGCGCGACTTTAGCGATTGAAAAAGCAGTTGCTTGTCAAACAGAAAAATTATATTTGATTACTGGTCCAGAAAAGAGCTATGACGGTCAAGAACGTTTGAGTGCTAGTATCAAAGAACTAGAACGGTTTAATATAGATCACGAGATCATTTCAGGTGACTTTACCGAACCTTCAGGCTACCGAGCAGCGAAAGAAATCATGGTAAAAGAACCAACATTTCCACTGGATATTTTCGCATTGAATGATGAAATGGCGATTGGTGTCTATAAATATTTTAAAGAAACACCGTATGAAATTGGTAAGGAGATCCGCTTGATTGGCTTTGATAACATTGATATCAGCGCTTTTATTCAACCGAGATTAGCGACCATATCTTATTCTAAACACCGTTGGGGCATGTTAGCAGCAGAAAAGATCATTCAGTTGATTACAGGAGAAGAAACAGAGGATGACCATATCTACACTAGTTTTATCGATGGTTCTTCATTTCCTGAAAATGAGCAATAAAAAACGATATTTTTATAGAGAGATGACGAAATTAGGATAACAGTTTAGTCGTTTTTAGGGTGTGAGCCAAAAGTGATGTTGACTTTTGGTTCACATCTATTTTTTTATTAATTATTTTTAAACAGTTGTAAAGTTAAGTGTTTTGGTTTAAACTATTGTGGTAGAGGTGATAAGGATGAGTACAAATCGAGATGGCCTAGCGGAAAAAGTTTATACGTTGGGGATTTTACAACAAAAATACGTTGTTGCAAGATTAAAAGCATTGCAATTAAATAGTTTACAAGCCCGTAGCCTTAGCTATATATCTATTCATCCTGGGACGATCCAACGGGAATTAGCAGATTATCTTGGTAAAAAACAAGCAACGGTTACCAATATTTTAAAAGGGTTAGAAGAGCGAAAAATGGTTTATCGTGAAATCCCTAAAAGTAATGAGCGACAGAAAAATATCTTTCTTACAGCGGAAGGCGAGCAGCTAGTGAAGCAAGTGAATCTTATTTTTGAACAGTTGGATCAGAAAGTTCGAAATGGGTTGACTGAAAAAGAACAAGAGCAACTAGAGGTCAACTTGTCTAAGGCTAAGCAGAACTTTGACTAGTATGAAACACTATTTTTTATAAATTAAATTAAAGGAGCTTGTTCAGAGTTTCCCTTGAAATTCTGGGTAAAAAGGGCAAAGTACATTGGGTACGTATCGTATCTAGCCTTTAAAAGATGGAGGTTTTTTTATGATAACAGAGAAAAAATTCGCTAATGGTGAAAATATTTGGATCAATATTAATTCAGATCAGGTAGCAACAGATTCTGATTTATATAAACAATATGAGATTGACACTGAAATTATTTCGTATGCATTAGATAAAAATGAACGGGCTCGTATTGAATATGATAGCGAATTAGAAACCTTTATTTTAATTTATAATGTTCCGAGAAAAGGGAAGAGTAACAATCATTACGAAGCGATCCCAATGACCTTTTTGATCAAAGATAAACGAATGTTGACCATAACCAACAGTGAAAATATGTATATTATTCAGTATATGGAGAAGTATCTAGAAAAAAATACAGACGTATCGATTTTTAAGTTCCTTTTTTCTAGCTTATTTATTATTACAGATAAATTTTTCCCTGTAATCGAAGCAATGGATCGAGAGCGAAATCATATCAATACTATGCTGAAAGAGAAAACGACTAAAACAAATTTACTGGCTTTATCAGATGTTGAAACAGGGGTTGCGTACTTTATGTCCGCGACAAAGCAAAATGCTGTTTTATTGGATCAAATAAAAACGAATGTGATTTTTCAAAACCTAAATGATATTGAAAAGGAACAATTGGAAGATACACAGATTGAAGCGAGACAGTTAGTTGAAATGGCTCAGTTAACTTCCCAAGTTTTACAGCAATTATCAGGTACTTATAATAATATTTTGAATAACAATCTAAATGATACGATGAAAATTTTGACGATTCTCTCTATTTTATTAACGATACCAACAATCGTCACTGGTTTTTTCGGGATGAATATGCCATTGCCTTTAGAACATAATATTTTAGGTTGGGTGATTGCGATCGGGATTAGTTTGATTGGTTGGTTTGGCTTGTCCTTTATTTTACGACTTATTTTAAAATAACATGACATAACTGTATATTCCTACTTAGGAGCTGAAATAAAAGTGATCTTTACTTTTGTTTCAGCTCCTTTAACATATAGTTCTAAATAAAAAAATAACCTTCTAAATACTCACTTCCACATTAATGTGGAAGCAGAAGATGATTTACTATCGGACAAATTATTCGTATACTTCAATTATGGAAAGCGCTTTCCGGAGGTGTGGCAAATGAACAAACTGACAAAAAGAGAAAATGAGTTGATTCGCTTACTCTTGTTTCAACAGGAGTATCAAGCAACAAGTTTTTTCAGTAAGGAATTATCAGTATCGAATAAGACGATTTATAATGACTTGCAAAATATTGAAGAGTATCTTGCAGAAAATGACTTAACGGTCGATCGAGTTCCAAGAAAAGGGCTATATTTAGTAGGATCTAGAGCAGCAAAAGAACGGCTCAAAGGATATCTGTTACAAGAAAGTATCACTATTTTAGAAGATGAAGTATTTTCACCAGCGTATCGACAATTGATTATGCTATCCGAGATTTTACTTTTTGATGAAAGATTGACCTATGATGTGTATGCAAAACGATTTTTAGTTAGTAAACAATCAATCAAAAAAGACATGGACGAGGTTCTAGACTATTTAAATAGCAGTGGACTAAATAAATTAAAAAATCGTAATGTACCCACGTTTGAAAAGGAAACCCACATTCAAAAAGTTTATAAAAAGTATTTGGTTCGTTATAGCAAGAAATACCACCCGCAAGCAGAGAGAAGACAAAATGATCGTTTTTCATTTTTCTCAGAAATCTTTGAGCCAACGATTATGCAACATGTATTCGGTTTTATTGAAAAAATAATGCTGCATACGGGGAAAACTCTGAATGATTATTTTGTTTATTCGTTAAAGTTATCCTTAGTGATCTTTTTGACTCGGCTTAAAGCGGGACATCATGTAGAAGAGCAGAATGAATTTGTTTTTAAAGACTTACAGAAAATGCAGCTTTATATGGTTGCGCTAAATTTTTCTGAAGAAATGAATCAAGAAATGAACTGCATTTTTTATAAACCAGATATTCAATATTTATGCTCATTATTATTAGCACATGGTGTTGTCCCTGGGATGATCGATCTGCCGGTCGATGAAAAAATTCACCAAGTGACCAGTGCGTTGATCAAAGAGATGGCCCATTTACTTGATGTAAAAGTGGATGAAGATGAACAGTTATTTCATTCGTTGCTTGCTCATATCATGCCAATGATTCATAGATTGAAAAATGATATCTATGTGCGAAACCCACTTAAAGAAAATATTAAAAAGCAGTATACAACGATGTTTACACTCACGCAATACGCAGCAGCTGTCTTTGAAAAATACGACAATTTATTCTTAAACGAAGATGAAGTTTCCTTTTTGACGATTCATTTTCAAATTGCCTTTGAGAAAATTCAGTTAACTAAACATGTATTGATTGTTTGTGGTAATGGTTTAGCGACATCAGAATTGATTTTTAATCGGATCAAACAGAACTTACCTGCAAGTGTTATTGTAGAAATTGCTTCAGAAAAGCAATTATTGGGCAATCCAATCGATGACGTTGATTTGATCATAGCAGCGGTTCCGCTCGAGGTATCAGGGATCCCGATTCTTCATGTTTCGGCGTTACCCACAGCTGAAGAGGTTTCAATGATCGCAACCTATTTATCTACAATCAGCGAGAATGAAAAAACATTTACGTATTCAAAAGAAATAAAAACAGTTTCTTTAGGACGGTTTATTGATCGAAATTTAATCTTCTTACATCAGGAGTTTGAGAAAAAAGAGGATATTTTAACCTTTTTAATTGAGCAATACCAAGATTTAGGGTTGGTAAATGATGGATTTGAAGAAGCTATTTTACAAAGAGAAGCGCTTGGTAATACTAGTATTGTCAGTGGCGTAGCAATTCCTCATGGAGCACCAGAGACGGTTAAAGAAACACGACTAGCTTTTATGACGACGAACAAAGCTGTTGAATGGGGCGTCAATCAGGTTCGGTTGATTGTCATGATTGCTATTGCTGAAAAAGATATGACGATCGCCAAAGACTTAGTTTCCGTTTTATATGACATGATCGACTCTAAAGAGAGAGTGGAAAGAATTATTGACAGTCAAGAGATTGAAGAATTAATGCGTTGTTTGAGCAGGAGGGAATGTTGAAGATGTATTTTGATAGTGAAATTGCTGAATTTCAGGTGGAAGTAAAAGATAGAAATGACGCTTTGCAACGATTGACAGAGCAATTAGGGGCTAAACGGTTTATTACAAATGATTTTCTTGAACATATTATTGAAAGAGAAGAAAAATTTCCAACGGGTCTTCCTGTTCACACGATCGGTGTTGCCATACCCCACACAGATAGTGAGTATGTAAAAAAATCCCAAATTGCCTTTATGTCTTTAAAAGAACCAGTTACTTTTTTTGAAATGGGTACCAATGACAAGCCAGTCGACGTTCATATGATTTTTATGTTGGCTTTAAAAGAACCTCATGAACAATTAGAAATGTTGCAAAAGTTAATTAGTATGATTCAAGAACAAGCAATCATGGAGCGCTTATATCAGTGTCAAACGAAAGCAGAATTTATTCAGATAATTCATCATGTTGGCTTAGCCTAAAGAAATGGGGGAAATGATATGTTAGATGCATTACAGTGGTTTGTTGATTTAGGAGCAATTGTTGTCTTACCGATTTTGATTTTTGTTTTTGGAATGATTCTTGGTACAAAACCGAGTAAAGCATTCACATCTGCTTTAACGGTTGGTGTTGGTTTTGTTGGATTGAATCTGGTGATTGATTTATTGAGTACAAGTTTAGGTCCGGCAGCTCAAGCCATGGTGGAACGTTTTGGTTTGAATTTAACTACGATCGATGTTGGTTGGCCAGCCGCTGCCGCAATTTCATACGGAACAGTTTTAGGAAGTTTAGCGATTCCGATTGGGGTTTTATTAAACGTCGTGCTGATTATTTTAGGGTTGACGAAAACATTGAACGTGGATATATGGAACTTTTGGCATGGGGCATTCATTGCCTCTCTAATTTATGCTTTAACAGGAAATTTTGCAATGGGCATTGCAGCAACTGTTGTCTATATGATGATGATCTTACTGTTTGGGGATATTTTAGGGCCAATCGTTAAAAAGTTTTACGGTTTTCCTAATATTACCTTCCCGCACGGAACAGCTGCCCCTGGATTCATTTTTGCAATTCCGATGAATTGGTTGTTTGACCGAATTCCCGGTATTAAACATTGGAAGGCTGATCCAGAAACGATTCAAAAGCGTTTTGGTATTTTCGGAGATTCAACTGTGATGGGCTTTTTGATTGGTTTAGTGATTGGTCTTTTTGCAGGATATGATGTTGCAGGAGTTGGGCAATTAGCTGTTAAAACAGGCGCGGTAATGGTCTTGATGCCGAAAATGGTCGCATTGTTGATGGAAGGCTTAACGCCAATTTCAGAAGCTGCCAATGAGTTTGTAAAGAAACGCTTTCCAGGAAGAGAATTATACATTGGGATGGATGCAGCTTTATCAGTAGGACATCCAGCTGTTTTGTCATCTTCTTTGCTATTAGTTCCAATTACGATTTTACTTGCAGTGATACTACCAGGAAATACAACCTTACCATTTGGAGACCTTGCAACGATTCCATTTTTAGTGTGCTTAATGGCAGCTGTTTTTGCAGGAAATATTGTAAGAACAGTTATTGCAGGTTCGATTTATATGGTCAGTATCCTATATATCACCTCTTGGGTAGCACCTCTAGTAACAATGTCAGCTAAAGCGGCAAAACAAGGAAATTCTAGTATTACAGCACTAGCAGAAGGTGGATTATGGACGACATGGATGTATATTGGTCTAACCAAAATATTAAGTTGGGGCGGTTTAACGATTATTGGCGTTGTGGTCTTAACTGGAATGATCTATGTAAATAAAATTTTACCAAAAAGACAAGCAGCACAAACTAAATAAACTGAAAGGAAGAAATCAGAATGAAAAAAATGTTGATTATGTGTGGCACAGGAGTTGCAACATCGACAATCGTAACCAATAAAGTCAAAGAATGGTTAAAAACCAAAGGATATGAAAACGAGGTTAAACTCTATCAGTCAAAAGTAGCGGATGAAATGAACCGTATTGATGATTATGATATCATCGTCAGCACCACAGTTGTACCAGATAAAATCAAAGACAAAATAATTATGGGGCTGCCGCTGCTTACAGGAATGGGCACAGAAGAAATGTATCAAGAAATTGAAGCCAAAATTAAAGAATAGGGGGGATTTCGTTGTTAGTTACATCTAAAGAATTGTTTTCCAATGCTCAAAAGAAAGATTTGCAATTCCAGCTACTAATTTTTTTGACTTAGATTCTGCTCGGTCCTATGTATCAGTAGCTGAACGACTGAATAAACCTTTGATTTTAGCATTTGCGCAAGCTCATATGGATATGATGTCACTTGAAGAAGCAGCGCTTATCGGAAATTATTTAGCGGAAAAAGCAGAAGTGCCAGTTGTATTGCATTTAGATCATGGGCAAGATGAAAAAGTCATAAAACGAGCTATTGAACTAGGCTTTACGTCAGTTATGATCGATGCTTCTCTTGATCCTTTTGAAGAAAATGTTCGACGCTCCAAAGCAATTGCCGAGTATGCTCATGCAAGAGGAGTAGTGGTTGAAGCTGAAATTGGTTTTGTAGGCTCTGGTGTCAATTATGAAAATCATGATCATAGCGATTCAATTTATACCGAGGTTCACGATGCAGTCCGCTTTGTAGAACAGACACAGGTCGATTCTTTGGCAGTTTCAATTGGCACAGCACATGGCTTTTATAAAGGGGTTCCTAAGATCAGTTTTGATCGTTTAACGGAACTTCAAGCGGCAGTGAAAATACCTCTCGTGTTACACGGTGGTTCTTCATCAGGAGACGATAACTTGCATCGCTGTGCTACCAACGGAATCAGTAAAATCAATATCTTTACTGACTTTATCACTGCTGCGATGAAGACTATCGAGCAAGAGAAGCCTACAGACTATTTTCAATTGAAAAAATTGACAAATCAGTCTATAGAAGAAACACTAGAGCATTACTATACTGTTTTTGCAACTAAATAAAAGAGGTGATTACTTTGGCTAAACGAACTATCCGTGCACCATTTTTCTGTGTAAATCCTAAAGCTTATTTGTATGGAGAAGAAGCCTTAAAGCTAGCGGAAAAAGCAGATGAACTTGCCGGCAAATATGATCTAGATATCTTTTTCACTGTCCAATATGTTGATGCATATCGAATCGCGCAGGCAACAAACCATTTGATTATTACTGTCCAACATATGGATGGATTAGTGGTGGGTCCAGGTATGGGCTATATTTTACCAGAAGGACTAGTAGAAGTTGGCGTTCAAGCAACATTTTTAAACCATGCAGAACATCCAGTCGGTGTCAATCAGTTGGTAAACATCATGAAACGAGCTGAAGAACAGGACATTTTAGTCATTGCTTGTGCCGACTCAATTGCAGAAGCAAAAGCAATCGCACTGCTTAAACCCGATGTAATGGTTTGTGAACCAACTGAATTGATTGGTACAGGTACTGTCAGCGACCTTTCATATATGAAACAAACCAATCAGGCTGTAAAATCTGTCTCGCCAAGTACATTTGTTCTTCAAGCGGCTGGAATTAGCACAGTAGCAGATGTTCGCCAAGCAATTGAATCTGGGGCAGATGGAACGGGTGGCACTAGCGGCATTGTCTGTGCACAAGACCCGTTAAAAACATTGGAAGAGATGGTAGAAGAAGTGGTAAAAGTCAGAGCAGAGTTAAAGGAGTTATGATCGATGAAAACCTATACGAAGGATCTAATATTAACGTCTAATGGACAACGTGTCAGCTATCACAATATCACAGAATCTGTGAGACAAGCTGTGAAAGAAAGCAATATAACCAATGGACTATGTGTAGTTCAGTCCCCGCATACGACTTGTTCGGTGATTTTTGAAGAGTATGTTCATGATTTGGATTTTAATGGCGATGAGTTTTTACAGGTTGATTTGAATCGGATTTTAGATAACATCATACCAAGAGAATTATCGGAAGAAACAAATTACCGCTATCCTGGACCGAAACATCTTGAATTTCTAATGGGACTTGATGATCCGAATTATCCTTGCGATCCAGGGACAATCTTAAATGGTGATGCGCATATTCGTGCTTCATTATTTGGGGCAAGTGAAACGTTTATCGTAAATGAAACGATACTTCAAATTGGATCTGTTGGCTATATTTATTTTATTGATTTTGATCAAAACCGTAAACGCAATAGGAAATGTCAGTTGATGATCATTGGTGAATAACTATGACATGAGCTAAGTCTAGAAAAAAGTGTATTTGCTTCTATTGTCTATATTTAGAGGGTGTACCCTGAGCAAAATTGTTTATTCGTTTTTGTTCAGGGTGTAAGTTAATACTGATTATAAGGAAAAGAATGGATGAATACATAATTTTTCATAGAAATAATTGTTTACTATTTAAAAACAAGGCAAGAAACATAAAGCTGCCTTGTTTTTTTGTATAGATAGATTTAAATAAGATACTACTTGACTTATAGTACACTCTAACAGATAGAATAACTCTTATAGAAGAATTTTTTTACTCATAAATTATTTCGAAAGGATGAAGGTTTATGGAAAAAAGAACATTAGGTAAAAAAGGGTTAGAAACATCTACGATAGGGTTTGGCTGTATGGGACTGAATTATCATCGAGGACCTGCAAAAGATAAGAACGAAATGATTGAAGTCGTTCATACAGCAATTGATTCAGGAATCCAAATGTTTGATACTGCAGAGGTTTATGGACCTTATACAAATGAAGAATTGGTTGGAGAAGCGTTGGCTGGAAAAAGAAATCAAGTTCAAATTGCAACCAAGGGTGGATTTAAAATCGATGGACTAAAAAATCAACCAGATAGCAGCCCTAAAACGATTATATCCGCTGTAGAAGGCTCGTTAAAACGGTTGAAAACAGATTATATCGATTTGTACTATATCCACCGAATCGATCCAAATATACCAATCGAAGAAGTCGCGCTAACGATCCAAAAACTCAAACAGGAAGGGAAAATTTTAGATTGGGGGTTATCTGAAGCTGGGGCCAAAACGATTCGAAAAGCTCACAAGGTGGAACCGTTAACAGCAGTTGAAAGTGAATATTCTATTTGGTGGCGGGAAGTTGAAGAAGAAGTTTTTCCTGTTTTGGAAGAACTGGGAATCGGTTTAGTTTCATATAGTCCATTAGGAAGAGGGTATCTTACAGGAAAGTTGGATAAAAATACTCGATTTAATGAAAATGATAATCGAGGAGAATTGCCGAGATTTACCCAAGAAGCAATGGAAGCGAATCAAGTATTGCTTGATTTTATGCAGGAAATTGCGGAAGCAAAAAATATCACAACTGCCCAACTTGCAATTGCTTGGATACTTGATCAGAAACCGTGGATTGTTCCAATTCCAGGAACAACAAAAAAAGAACGAATCATAGAGAACATTAAAGCAACTGAGATACTATTTAGCCCAGATGAAAAAGCGATATTTAGGAAGGCTTTAAATAAAATTAGAATTGTGGGAGATCGTTATCCAGAATCTGAGAAAAAACGTACTGGACACTAAAAAGTATAGGGATATGGAGAAGGATCTTCTAAAGATTTGGTGGCGTTAATACAATACTATACGTTTTATTAACGCCACCAAAAATTGTTCGGTATTGGACAAGAACTAGCTAGACAATTTGTTTATGAGATGTTTTATTGAAGTATAGATTGTGTGATAGTCTTCATCTGTAGGGATTTCATTGATATAAAGGATATTTTCTGCCTTGAACTGGCTGATTAATTCAGGTGTTTTACTGGTGGTGACTACTATTTTAAGATCAGCAATTGAATCAACAAAACCAGCAAGTGAGGTATGAATAGAAATATTTAAATAAGATCTTAGTCCGCCATCTAATGTTTTCTTTATGATATTTTCAATGAAAATACCAAATTCTGTGTTTAAAAGTATAGCTACAGTAGGCTCAAAATAACTTAAATCTTTTAACTGACTGAAAATTAACATATATTGATTTAAAACATAATTATTACTAACAATGTTAGATAAGCCGAATTTTTCTGATAAATGAAAAGCTATAGTGTTCATATTCTTATTTAACATTGGAAATTCTTCGAAATAATGATTATTCTCAGTTCCGCTCCATGAAGGATATAGCAAGATGTTCACATGCGAGGAATAGATACTAGATTCAATATTTTTTTGATCTTCGGGAAAAAGGCTAATATAGTTAGTTGAAAGATAATCGGAAAATTCTGTAGAAATTCTGGAAAGAAAAGTATTGTTCAATTTAGCATGTTTAATAAATTGCCTTCCCAGCATAGTATTCATAAATCTGGGGTAACTAAATAAACGTAAGAAAAAAAATTCTATTTCTACTTTTGAAAGCATAGATTTAAGTTTATCTAAATGAAACTTTGCGCTTATGTAATCAGCCTCGTCTCTTAAGTAATAAGGGATATCTACTTCATAGCCATTTCTATACCTAATGATTTGTATGGATAATGAATACATAGTTTGTTTAATATTAATATTATTGACATTTTTGATATAGGATTCATTTTTTTTTGATTTAATAATGTCAGATATTAAGTCTTCATCTATCTCATCAAACGGCCATACTTCACCATGAAATAATTGCCAAAAGACTTTATTCGCATATAATCGTATGTTTTTTTCATCACCAATCAGATAATTGAATCCTTTATTCGACTTTATTATTAACTTGAATGCCGAAATCTGTTTAGTTATAGTCGTAATAGATCTTCTATAAGTAGCCTCACTAATAAAATTATCTTGAACAAACTTTATTCTATTTACCTTATACCCCAACAATAATCGCAAGAATAGTTTTATACTCCAATTATCAAAAATAAGATTTCTTTTGAATTGTTTGTAATACAAAATATCTGAATATTCTAAATGAAGTGTATTATTTACACTTGTTTTAATAGAAACTTCTTGAGCAGAAGACATCAAATCAAAGTTGATGTCTTTAATGTATTTTGTAACGGTTGTAGAAGATAAATCGAGATGTTGGCTAAGCTCAATGGTAGTACTTCCTTCAGTTGAATGAAGCAAACAATCCATAATATCAATTTTTGTTTTAAGAACACTATCGTAAAGTTCATCTAAGTAATATATAAATAGCCCCCCTTTTTATTTTCACCAACTGATTCTACTATAAAATCAAATACATAACAAACTAGCCACTCAATAAAAAGCAAAATTTATACATTGAAAGATTAGAAGTCTTTAAATCTATACACCGAATTATCATTTTAAGTACAAACTGAAAAATCAATTAAATCCCATTTTAAATCATTCTTTATAAGAATAATCCTTTAATATTTTATAAAAATATCATTTTTTTGGTATTTTATAACAA is a window encoding:
- a CDS encoding aldo/keto reductase, which translates into the protein MEKRTLGKKGLETSTIGFGCMGLNYHRGPAKDKNEMIEVVHTAIDSGIQMFDTAEVYGPYTNEELVGEALAGKRNQVQIATKGGFKIDGLKNQPDSSPKTIISAVEGSLKRLKTDYIDLYYIHRIDPNIPIEEVALTIQKLKQEGKILDWGLSEAGAKTIRKAHKVEPLTAVESEYSIWWREVEEEVFPVLEELGIGLVSYSPLGRGYLTGKLDKNTRFNENDNRGELPRFTQEAMEANQVLLDFMQEIAEAKNITTAQLAIAWILDQKPWIVPIPGTTKKERIIENIKATEILFSPDEKAIFRKALNKIRIVGDRYPESEKKRTGH
- a CDS encoding helix-turn-helix domain-containing protein, which produces MDCLLHSTEGSTTIELSQHLDLSSTTVTKYIKDINFDLMSSAQEVSIKTSVNNTLHLEYSDILYYKQFKRNLIFDNWSIKLFLRLLLGYKVNRIKFVQDNFISEATYRRSITTITKQISAFKLIIKSNKGFNYLIGDEKNIRLYANKVFWQLFHGEVWPFDEIDEDLISDIIKSKKNESYIKNVNNINIKQTMYSLSIQIIRYRNGYEVDIPYYLRDEADYISAKFHLDKLKSMLSKVEIEFFFLRLFSYPRFMNTMLGRQFIKHAKLNNTFLSRISTEFSDYLSTNYISLFPEDQKNIESSIYSSHVNILLYPSWSGTENNHYFEEFPMLNKNMNTIAFHLSEKFGLSNIVSNNYVLNQYMLIFSQLKDLSYFEPTVAILLNTEFGIFIENIIKKTLDGGLRSYLNISIHTSLAGFVDSIADLKIVVTTSKTPELISQFKAENILYINEIPTDEDYHTIYTSIKHLINKLSS